One window of Equus quagga isolate Etosha38 chromosome 4, UCLA_HA_Equagga_1.0, whole genome shotgun sequence genomic DNA carries:
- the C4H2orf66 gene encoding LOW QUALITY PROTEIN: uncharacterized protein C2orf66 homolog (The sequence of the model RefSeq protein was modified relative to this genomic sequence to represent the inferred CDS: substituted 1 base at 1 genomic stop codon): MPKACLLLCVALVPLGLVHGAMLRNEEKWKSLNNPRNXDLFFRTLQAYFNGRGLDLVRFPNSFSVNENPRPLSFRSEFIASAFADYEEQKNSFPDYLKAEVSPQRRRLAIFKLPMKHLIRKIQPWPWLIFCMASCPLSQIWGGQEPLRIRGFTLLASDTPAHYSFTDAGRHLRLLGLRQRTYHSWHSRQHEFYILNGSPYPPSIMGATWRWAQVYAAHK, encoded by the exons ATGCCCAAAGCATGCCTGCTGCTGTGTGTTGCCCTGGTGCCGCTTGGGCTTGTGCATGGAGCGATgctgagaaatgaagagaaatggaagtcACTCAACAACCCCAGAAACTGAGATCTT TTTTTCAGAACCCTTCAGGCATATTTTAACGGAAGAGGTCTTGATCTTGTGAGGTTTCCAAATTCTTTCTCCGTGAATGAGAATCCCAGACCACTCTCTTTCCGGTCAGAATTTATTGCTTCTGCATTTGCAGATTATGAAGAGCAGAAAAACTCCTTTCCCGATTACCTCAAGGCTGAAGTTTCTCCTCAGCGCAG gcGTCTGGCTATTTTCAAACTACCGATGAAGCATCTCATTAGAAAAATTCAACCATGGCCATGGCTAAtctttt GCATGGCCTCTTGTCCACTGTCCCAGATCTGGGGTGGTCAAGAACCGTTAAGGATACGAGgttttaccctacttgcaagtGACACGCCAGCCCACTACAGCttcacagatgctggcagacacctgagactcctgggtctgaggcaGCGGACTTATCACTCATGGCACAGCAGGCAGCATGAGTTTTACATTCTCAATGGTTCTCCTTATCCCCCAAGTATCATGGGGGCCACGTGGAGGTGGGCCCAGGTGTATGCAGCGCACAAGTAG